A window of the Mesorhizobium opportunistum WSM2075 genome harbors these coding sequences:
- a CDS encoding PfkB family carbohydrate kinase, translating into MAQPLVLSLGSINADLRFEVDKPFSGDATVRASGFSQKSGGKAANVAYFTHRLGFPTKLLGQVGDDDFATVAIGPFMQENLGLEDVFVAPNSVTGIAVVVVPADGNKSILSVPNANMDWQAPAVEKVVQAIDNAPPSSVLIADFEVPRAVLEAAFKAAERRGFRIIVDPTFADQIEKTDLKRFYAVSPNQKETADALGIEVADESQARDAATKFNALGVEIACVKLSDGGCILGERNETTAIRAPSVDVVDKTGAGDAFIAAFAAATLEHKSAYEAACWGVAASSFSVGRKGTHASYPTRSEFDQMLVSVLKKNGR; encoded by the coding sequence TTGGCACAGCCGCTGGTTCTATCTCTGGGCAGCATTAATGCCGACCTGAGGTTCGAGGTCGACAAACCGTTCAGCGGTGACGCGACCGTCAGAGCATCCGGATTTTCTCAAAAGAGCGGCGGAAAGGCTGCCAACGTCGCCTATTTTACGCACCGGCTCGGATTTCCAACAAAGCTTCTCGGCCAGGTCGGAGACGACGATTTCGCCACGGTGGCCATCGGTCCGTTCATGCAAGAGAACCTCGGTTTGGAGGACGTCTTTGTCGCTCCAAACTCCGTGACGGGCATAGCTGTCGTCGTCGTCCCGGCAGATGGCAACAAGTCGATCCTTTCAGTCCCCAACGCGAATATGGACTGGCAAGCTCCCGCTGTCGAAAAAGTCGTACAGGCAATCGACAACGCCCCGCCATCTTCCGTCCTGATCGCTGATTTCGAGGTTCCTCGTGCTGTGCTTGAGGCCGCATTCAAAGCTGCCGAAAGACGCGGCTTCAGGATCATCGTCGATCCAACATTTGCCGATCAGATCGAGAAGACCGACCTAAAACGCTTCTATGCGGTGTCGCCCAACCAGAAGGAAACAGCAGATGCCTTGGGAATTGAAGTAGCCGATGAAAGCCAGGCCCGCGACGCGGCAACAAAATTCAATGCCCTGGGGGTTGAAATTGCATGCGTTAAGCTCTCCGACGGTGGCTGCATCCTCGGTGAGAGGAACGAGACGACAGCAATAAGGGCGCCGTCTGTCGATGTCGTGGACAAGACGGGGGCCGGCGATGCCTTTATTGCCGCGTTTGCTGCCGCGACCTTGGAGCACAAATCGGCATACGAAGCCGCCTGCTGGGGCGTTGCGGCTTCAAGCTTCTCGGTTGGTCGGAAAGGCACGCACGCGTCTTATCCGACACGGTCGGAGTTCGATCAAATGCTCGTTTCCGTGCTGAAGAAGAATGGCCGGTGA
- a CDS encoding ETC complex I subunit gives MQKQEREVTQAAENFAPANDNRKRALSFGRSEFPHDAVARIYKPSRSVMTSGRARAKGWRLIFERRMAPVIEPLMGYTGSGDTLTQVELDFPTVQAAIDYAERQGLAYSVQGSPAAEESSVETSDAGRRLQAGVYVVRSRLKLALLQSSHGEILQAPHAPLRTGTDGPGGALCIPMDVRRRETRHPREGQGINLLIS, from the coding sequence ATGCAAAAGCAAGAAAGAGAAGTCACACAAGCCGCAGAAAATTTCGCACCGGCAAACGACAATCGCAAGCGCGCGCTGTCATTCGGCAGATCCGAGTTCCCGCATGATGCGGTCGCACGGATCTACAAGCCTTCCCGTTCAGTCATGACCTCTGGCCGTGCGCGGGCGAAAGGCTGGCGGCTGATCTTCGAGCGCCGTATGGCGCCGGTCATCGAACCGCTGATGGGCTACACCGGAAGTGGTGACACGCTGACTCAGGTGGAGCTCGATTTTCCGACGGTTCAGGCGGCCATCGACTATGCCGAACGTCAGGGCCTCGCTTATTCGGTTCAGGGAAGTCCGGCGGCCGAAGAGTCCAGCGTCGAAACTTCCGATGCGGGAAGGCGGCTGCAGGCCGGCGTGTACGTTGTCCGGAGCCGCCTCAAGTTGGCTTTGCTGCAGAGCAGCCATGGCGAGATTTTGCAGGCGCCCCATGCCCCATTGCGGACCGGCACTGACGGACCCGGCGGCGCTTTATGCATACCGATGGACGTCAGAAGACGAGAAACGCGCCATCCCCGCGAGGGCCAAGGTATCAATCTCCTTATCAGTTAG
- a CDS encoding Hsp20/alpha crystallin family protein — protein MNMRDLIPWGRNNNQAPNIYGGGDPFVSLHREVNRLFDDVLRSFETRLPSMGQLSSFDNGWPKVEISESDNELRVTAEVPGMEEKDIEVLLDEDVLTLRGEKRSETEEKGYSERFYGRFERRIPLGYEVEDDKVKASFANGVLTLTLPKNPDAQSKVKRIPITH, from the coding sequence ATGAACATGCGTGACCTTATCCCGTGGGGCCGCAACAACAACCAGGCCCCCAACATCTATGGCGGTGGCGATCCCTTTGTTTCGCTTCACCGTGAGGTAAACAGGCTCTTTGACGATGTGTTGAGGAGCTTCGAGACGCGTCTGCCTTCTATGGGGCAGCTCTCGTCTTTCGACAATGGCTGGCCGAAGGTGGAGATTTCGGAGTCGGACAATGAGCTTCGCGTCACCGCCGAGGTTCCCGGTATGGAAGAGAAGGACATCGAAGTCCTGCTCGATGAGGACGTGCTGACCCTGCGTGGCGAAAAGCGGTCGGAGACCGAAGAGAAGGGCTACTCCGAGCGCTTCTACGGTCGCTTCGAGCGGCGCATACCTCTCGGCTACGAGGTCGAGGACGACAAGGTCAAGGCGTCCTTTGCCAATGGCGTCCTGACCTTGACGCTGCCGAAGAACCCAGACGCGCAATCGAAGGTGAAGCGCATCCCGATCACCCACTGA
- a CDS encoding Hsp20 family protein — MKTNLDFTPLFRSSIGFDRIFDLLENASRVTAIDNWPPYNIAKTGEDDYRITMAVAGFSQDQLTITHQPNLLLVSGSQSGEDDGQYLYRGVPGRAFERQFEVADHVKVVGASLENGLLNIDLKRELPEEMKPRRIAIAGSTAQAKPRQIEAEKNAA; from the coding sequence ATGAAGACAAACCTCGATTTTACCCCCTTGTTCCGGTCCAGCATCGGCTTTGATCGCATTTTCGATCTGCTCGAAAATGCGAGCCGTGTCACCGCGATAGACAATTGGCCGCCCTACAACATCGCCAAGACCGGCGAGGACGACTATCGCATCACAATGGCGGTAGCCGGTTTCTCGCAGGATCAACTGACCATCACTCATCAACCGAACTTGCTGCTTGTGAGCGGCTCGCAATCGGGTGAGGACGACGGCCAGTATCTTTATCGCGGCGTTCCCGGGCGCGCCTTCGAGCGGCAGTTCGAAGTGGCAGACCATGTGAAGGTCGTCGGCGCCAGCCTGGAAAACGGGCTGCTGAACATCGATCTCAAGCGCGAGCTTCCCGAAGAGATGAAACCGCGCCGGATCGCCATCGCCGGCAGCACGGCCCAGGCGAAGCCACGGCAGATCGAAGCCGAGAAGAACGCCGCCTGA
- a CDS encoding DUF982 domain-containing protein, with amino-acid sequence MEGDAFRQPVFVGENGYIQKIDCVMDAIEFLEEWPVEKRGLLHAAACEACYSAYDGRKPVEAAHKAFTTWARKIGVIEDVPTAPPWMTGPKISNADLL; translated from the coding sequence ATGGAAGGTGATGCTTTCAGGCAGCCAGTTTTCGTAGGAGAGAATGGCTACATCCAAAAAATCGACTGCGTGATGGATGCTATTGAGTTTTTAGAAGAATGGCCTGTCGAAAAACGTGGCCTCCTTCACGCGGCGGCCTGTGAGGCGTGCTACTCGGCTTACGACGGTCGGAAGCCTGTCGAGGCCGCGCACAAGGCCTTTACGACTTGGGCCCGCAAGATCGGCGTCATCGAGGATGTGCCTACAGCACCGCCGTGGATGACAGGGCCAAAGATCAGCAACGCAGACCTCTTGTGA
- a CDS encoding SRPBCC family protein — MTTIVETTRIAERPDALWHEIGRFGAVGEWHPLLDKVESEGEREGCRRTAEAKDGSRQTERLFETDAEQHFYRYGIESTTMPVRDYVAEFKVQDNHDGTSTVVWLAEFQPEADEPKATEAIRDFLRTGLNNLAAVHGK; from the coding sequence ATGACCACGATCGTCGAAACGACGCGAATTGCCGAGAGGCCGGATGCGCTATGGCATGAGATCGGCCGGTTCGGGGCCGTAGGGGAGTGGCATCCCTTGTTAGACAAGGTCGAGAGCGAAGGCGAGCGTGAAGGCTGCCGGCGAACAGCCGAGGCGAAGGACGGAAGTCGACAAACCGAACGGCTTTTCGAAACGGATGCCGAGCAGCATTTCTATCGCTACGGCATAGAGTCAACCACAATGCCTGTGCGCGACTACGTTGCCGAGTTCAAAGTCCAGGACAACCATGACGGCACCAGCACCGTCGTCTGGTTAGCAGAGTTCCAACCAGAGGCTGACGAGCCGAAAGCGACCGAAGCGATCAGAGATTTTCTGAGGACCGGGTTGAATAATCTCGCTGCTGTGCACGGCAAGTAA
- a CDS encoding thiamine pyrophosphate-dependent enzyme, whose amino-acid sequence MTRPVATTNMGKASIPETHPLAMGAIGNLTGPGGLGRHTKPLVQQADVLLLIGNRTNEDGTDHWSLIPDGARVLHIDIDPQEIGRNYEAVRLVGDARTTLEALTDALGSHSRNRDTSEQCIADAWAAFERERRPFLTDAEPIRAERALAAIQKRLGSDTVVVADASYASNWVAGQLRTSHSRTRVISPRGLAGLGWGFPLALGAKLARPEREVIVVVGDGGFAHSWAELETAVRIGIAVTVVVLNNGVLGYQKDAEKAKFGRYTAAGHLGQVDHAGIARACGGYGETIEHARDLDAAFDRAAGSNTIALLDVLTDPGGHPPISLYDGSLDRLDRGRVVQDPVP is encoded by the coding sequence TTGACACGACCCGTTGCCACCACAAACATGGGAAAAGCGTCGATCCCCGAGACGCACCCGCTCGCGATGGGCGCGATCGGCAATCTCACCGGACCCGGTGGGCTCGGGAGGCATACGAAGCCGTTGGTGCAGCAAGCCGATGTTCTGCTGCTGATCGGCAACCGCACCAACGAGGACGGCACCGACCATTGGTCGCTGATTCCCGACGGCGCGCGTGTGCTTCACATCGATATCGATCCGCAAGAGATTGGTCGCAATTACGAAGCGGTGCGCCTCGTCGGCGACGCGCGCACCACGCTTGAAGCGCTGACCGACGCACTTGGCAGCCATTCCCGCAACCGCGATACGAGTGAGCAATGCATCGCCGATGCCTGGGCAGCATTCGAACGCGAACGCCGGCCATTCTTGACGGATGCCGAACCAATTCGCGCCGAGCGCGCACTTGCCGCGATCCAGAAGCGTCTAGGGTCAGACACCGTGGTCGTGGCCGATGCGAGCTACGCCTCGAACTGGGTTGCGGGCCAGCTTCGCACAAGCCATTCGAGGACGCGCGTGATCTCGCCGCGAGGCCTTGCAGGACTTGGCTGGGGCTTCCCGCTCGCGCTCGGCGCAAAGCTCGCCAGGCCCGAGCGGGAGGTCATCGTCGTCGTCGGCGACGGCGGTTTCGCCCATAGTTGGGCGGAACTCGAAACCGCCGTTCGGATCGGCATTGCGGTTACCGTGGTCGTCCTCAACAATGGCGTGCTCGGTTATCAGAAGGACGCCGAGAAAGCCAAGTTCGGTCGCTACACGGCGGCCGGTCACCTCGGCCAGGTCGACCATGCGGGCATCGCGCGCGCCTGCGGGGGTTATGGCGAAACTATCGAACATGCGCGTGACCTCGACGCCGCATTTGATCGGGCGGCTGGGTCCAACACCATTGCGCTTCTTGACGTGCTGACCGACCCTGGCGGCCATCCCCCGATCTCGCTTTACGATGGATCGCTTGACCGGCTGGACCGTGGGCGCGTCGTCCAAGATCCCGTTCCATAG
- a CDS encoding cytochrome C oxidase subunit IV family protein encodes MSDLRKLSLGYVGLLALLALTVGSSLLDLGGFNVALNLAIAAAKSVLIAIMFMHLTGALPRLAVAATGLWLVILFGLTLIGR; translated from the coding sequence ATGAGCGACCTTCGCAAACTCAGCCTTGGCTATGTCGGACTGCTCGCGCTGCTGGCGCTGACGGTCGGCTCGTCCTTGCTCGACCTCGGCGGCTTCAACGTCGCTTTGAACCTGGCGATCGCCGCCGCCAAGTCTGTTCTAATAGCCATTATGTTCATGCACCTGACCGGTGCTCTGCCTCGTCTTGCCGTCGCAGCAACCGGGCTATGGCTCGTGATCTTGTTCGGCCTGACGCTGATCGGCCGATAG
- a CDS encoding cytochrome c oxidase subunit 3, which produces MSSTESVAFDSPHREQRADTFAMWVFIGSEAMLFGAIFLVFLVAHIDYGPAFAAASKHLSLPLGTFNTAVLITSSFTMALAHMLALRRRWRATVWALVVTSALGVCFLAVKAIEYGKEIHEGLAPVLGLPFRYAGPDPAHAEFFFGLYFTMTSLHALHLIAGILVIAGTIALWRAATPASRLRRVAAVGLYWHFVDIIWVFMFPVLYLVNR; this is translated from the coding sequence ATGAGCAGCACCGAAAGCGTCGCCTTCGACAGTCCGCACCGCGAACAGCGCGCCGACACCTTTGCCATGTGGGTGTTCATCGGCTCCGAGGCTATGCTGTTCGGCGCGATCTTCCTGGTCTTCCTCGTCGCGCATATCGACTACGGCCCCGCCTTCGCGGCGGCGTCGAAACACCTTTCGCTGCCGCTCGGCACCTTCAACACGGCCGTGCTGATAACCAGCAGCTTCACCATGGCGCTGGCGCATATGCTTGCGCTTCGCAGACGTTGGCGCGCGACGGTTTGGGCGCTGGTCGTGACCTCGGCGCTGGGCGTGTGCTTTCTGGCGGTGAAGGCGATCGAATACGGCAAGGAGATTCACGAAGGCCTGGCGCCGGTTCTCGGCCTACCGTTCCGTTATGCCGGGCCGGATCCGGCGCATGCCGAATTCTTCTTCGGCCTCTATTTCACGATGACGTCGCTGCATGCGCTGCATCTGATCGCCGGCATCCTGGTCATCGCCGGCACAATCGCCCTCTGGCGGGCTGCCACTCCCGCCAGCCGCTTGCGCCGGGTCGCGGCCGTTGGCCTCTACTGGCATTTCGTCGACATCATCTGGGTGTTCATGTTCCCCGTTCTCTATCTGGTCAACCGATGA
- the ctaD gene encoding cytochrome c oxidase subunit I has translation MTRSAMTGTYLGEGAGPRAWLLTTDHKRVAWLYLVSLTAFFFLGGAMAVLMRIELATPAGDLVSDDVYNRLFSLHGIIMVWFFLVPSIPATLGNFLLPLMIGARDLAFPRLNLASWYVFIFGSLFALFSVVAGGVDTGWTFYTPLSTLYANGFVSTAAFGVFVVGFSTIMTGINFIVTVHTLRAPGLTWFRLPIFVWTLYATSLVMVLATPVLAASLILIVMERVFGIGIFNPDLGGDPLLFQHLFWFYSHPAVYIMILPGMGVVSEVLPCFSRRPLFGYKAVAMSSMAIAVFGFLVWGHHMFVSGQSAYAGVLFSFLSFCVAIPSAIKVFNWSLTLRKGEISFETPMLYALFFLGLFTFGGLAGLFLAALAVDVHVHDTYFVIAHFHYIMVGGMVTAYMAGLHFWWPKVTGRMYSETAGRIAATVTFVGFNLTFFPQYVLGFDGMPRRYHTYPPEFQFWHVLSSAGAVVLAIGYLMPLFYLGRSLFRGDRAPDNPWNATGLEWQTGSPPPPHNFETVPVVSGPAYAYDMKGLEHERFSPHLEAGG, from the coding sequence ATGACCCGTTCGGCAATGACGGGGACATATCTGGGCGAGGGAGCCGGGCCCCGCGCGTGGCTGCTCACCACCGACCATAAGCGTGTCGCCTGGCTCTACTTGGTCTCGTTGACGGCATTCTTCTTTCTCGGCGGCGCGATGGCGGTGCTGATGCGAATCGAGTTGGCGACACCGGCCGGCGATCTCGTCTCCGACGATGTCTATAACCGGCTGTTTTCGCTGCACGGCATCATCATGGTCTGGTTCTTCCTGGTACCGTCGATTCCGGCAACGTTGGGCAATTTTTTGCTGCCGCTGATGATCGGCGCGCGCGACCTCGCATTTCCGCGGCTCAATCTCGCCAGCTGGTACGTCTTCATCTTCGGCAGCCTGTTCGCGCTGTTTTCGGTGGTCGCCGGCGGCGTCGATACCGGCTGGACCTTCTACACGCCGCTGTCGACGCTCTATGCCAACGGCTTCGTCTCGACCGCAGCGTTCGGGGTCTTCGTCGTCGGCTTCTCGACCATCATGACCGGCATCAACTTCATCGTCACGGTGCACACACTGCGTGCGCCGGGGCTCACTTGGTTCCGCCTGCCGATTTTCGTATGGACGCTCTACGCCACCAGCCTTGTGATGGTGCTCGCGACGCCAGTACTCGCGGCCTCGTTGATTTTGATCGTGATGGAGCGCGTTTTCGGCATCGGCATCTTCAATCCCGACCTCGGCGGCGATCCGCTGCTCTTCCAGCATCTGTTCTGGTTCTACTCGCACCCCGCCGTCTACATCATGATCCTGCCGGGCATGGGCGTGGTGTCGGAGGTTCTGCCCTGCTTCAGCCGCCGGCCGCTGTTCGGCTACAAGGCGGTGGCGATGTCGTCGATGGCGATCGCCGTCTTCGGCTTCCTGGTCTGGGGCCACCACATGTTCGTCAGCGGCCAATCGGCCTACGCCGGCGTGCTGTTCTCGTTCCTGTCCTTCTGCGTGGCGATCCCGTCGGCGATCAAGGTCTTCAACTGGAGCCTGACGCTGCGCAAAGGCGAGATCAGCTTCGAGACACCGATGCTTTATGCGTTGTTTTTCCTGGGGCTGTTCACCTTCGGTGGATTGGCCGGGCTCTTCCTTGCGGCGCTCGCGGTCGACGTGCATGTCCACGATACCTATTTCGTCATCGCGCATTTCCATTACATCATGGTCGGCGGCATGGTGACGGCCTATATGGCCGGGCTGCATTTCTGGTGGCCGAAGGTGACCGGCCGCATGTATTCCGAAACCGCAGGACGCATCGCGGCGACCGTCACTTTCGTCGGCTTCAACCTGACGTTCTTCCCGCAATATGTGCTGGGCTTCGACGGCATGCCGCGGCGCTATCACACCTATCCGCCGGAGTTCCAGTTCTGGCATGTGCTGTCGTCAGCTGGTGCAGTGGTTCTTGCAATCGGCTATCTGATGCCACTGTTCTATCTCGGCCGGTCGCTGTTTCGCGGCGACCGCGCGCCCGACAATCCGTGGAACGCCACCGGGCTTGAATGGCAGACGGGCTCGCCGCCGCCCCCGCATAATTTCGAGACGGTGCCGGTCGTGAGCGGCCCTGCCTACGCCTACGACATGAAGGGGCTCGAGCACGAGCGCTTCAGCCCGCATCTGGAGGCTGGCGGATGA
- the coxB gene encoding cytochrome c oxidase subunit II, producing MSFGIPFFPQEASSEAGRVDALFYTLLAFSAVLGLALTGLVVGYAVKYRVGSPADRTGQRSRNMWLEMSWTIASLIIAFIFFGWGAILFVRRDHPPADALEITGLGKQWMWEFRQPGGQREINELHVPVGKPVVVSLAAQDVIHSFFVPAFRIKQDAVPGRTTHIWFIATEPGRYHLFCAQYCGTQHSEMGGWVTVMAPEQYAAWLNSQGEGETLAASGEKLFRALGCSGCHGPNSKVRAPALEGIFGRPVALDNQQTVIADERYLRDSILIPKKEIAAGYEPVMPSFDGLIDEGELQMLLAYLKSLSPQPSAGAKP from the coding sequence ATGAGCTTCGGCATTCCCTTCTTTCCGCAGGAAGCCTCATCGGAAGCTGGCCGGGTCGATGCGCTGTTTTACACGCTGCTTGCTTTCTCGGCCGTTCTCGGACTGGCGCTCACAGGTCTCGTTGTCGGGTACGCGGTGAAATACCGCGTCGGCTCGCCGGCGGATCGCACCGGCCAGCGTTCCCGCAACATGTGGCTCGAGATGAGCTGGACCATCGCCAGCCTGATCATCGCCTTCATCTTCTTCGGCTGGGGCGCGATACTTTTCGTTCGCCGCGACCATCCGCCGGCGGACGCGCTGGAGATCACGGGGCTGGGCAAACAGTGGATGTGGGAGTTCAGACAACCCGGCGGCCAGCGCGAGATCAACGAATTGCATGTTCCGGTCGGCAAACCGGTCGTGGTGTCGCTTGCCGCGCAGGACGTCATCCACTCCTTCTTTGTGCCGGCTTTCCGCATAAAGCAGGACGCGGTTCCTGGACGCACCACGCACATTTGGTTTATTGCTACCGAGCCCGGACGCTATCACCTGTTCTGCGCCCAATATTGCGGCACGCAGCATTCCGAAATGGGCGGCTGGGTGACGGTGATGGCCCCTGAGCAGTATGCCGCGTGGCTGAACAGCCAGGGCGAGGGCGAGACGCTTGCCGCAAGCGGCGAAAAGCTGTTTCGCGCGCTCGGCTGCTCCGGCTGCCACGGTCCGAACAGCAAGGTGCGGGCGCCGGCCCTCGAAGGCATCTTCGGCCGGCCGGTGGCGCTCGATAACCAGCAGACCGTAATCGCCGACGAGCGTTACCTGCGCGACTCCATCCTCATTCCGAAGAAAGAAATCGCCGCAGGCTACGAGCCGGTCATGCCGAGCTTCGACGGTCTGATCGACGAGGGCGAGCTGCAGATGCTGCTTGCCTATCTGAAATCGCTTTCGCCGCAACCAAGCGCGGGAGCAAAGCCATGA
- a CDS encoding SCO family protein, with amino-acid sequence MTALCLFVAGTALAAERPTFDPKPGAKLTLDRELVDASGRKLTLGETLGGRPALVIFGYDRCPNLCGVTQQAVASDLKKTSLLPADYRALFISIDADETSADAAEAQAEIASAAGPTGLSAWRFLTSSDGSGAVLANEAGITFDRRKGIDQFVHPIAVIALTPAGRISQVLPALTFTPRDLQLALVEASANKLGSIADHVFLFCAGFDSSKGQYTPAIWAALKVASLATVLGLGATVLWQTRGRGR; translated from the coding sequence TTGACTGCGCTTTGTCTTTTCGTTGCCGGTACGGCGCTTGCCGCCGAACGACCGACCTTCGACCCGAAGCCCGGCGCGAAGCTAACTCTCGATCGCGAATTGGTCGATGCAAGCGGACGAAAGCTGACGCTGGGCGAAACGCTCGGCGGGCGTCCTGCGCTGGTCATCTTCGGTTACGACAGATGCCCGAACCTTTGCGGCGTCACACAGCAGGCGGTCGCCTCTGACCTTAAGAAGACGTCGCTTCTTCCTGCAGACTACCGCGCACTATTCATCTCGATCGACGCCGATGAGACGTCCGCCGATGCCGCCGAGGCGCAAGCCGAAATCGCCTCCGCCGCCGGCCCGACGGGATTGTCCGCCTGGCGCTTCCTGACTAGCAGCGACGGCTCCGGCGCGGTGCTGGCCAACGAGGCCGGCATCACCTTCGACCGGCGCAAGGGCATAGATCAGTTCGTCCATCCGATCGCGGTCATTGCACTCACGCCGGCTGGTCGGATTTCGCAAGTGCTGCCGGCGCTGACCTTCACGCCGCGCGACCTTCAGCTCGCGCTGGTCGAAGCATCGGCCAATAAGCTCGGGTCGATCGCCGATCACGTCTTCCTGTTCTGCGCAGGCTTCGACAGTTCCAAAGGTCAGTACACCCCAGCCATCTGGGCGGCGTTGAAAGTGGCGAGCCTGGCAACGGTACTCGGCCTGGGCGCGACGGTGCTTTGGCAAACGCGCGGGAGGGGAAGATGA
- a CDS encoding c-type cytochrome, translating to MSRLPLTLVFGALLVAGCRQDMEDQPRYDPLEASNQFADGMSARTPVTGTVARDTDLSPAPDRIPDPVTIELLQRGQQRFDIFCSPCHGRTGDGHGIIVQRGFSAPPSYHQDALRKAPDRHFYDVITNGYGAMYSYAARVPPQDRWAIVAYIRALQYSRDAPIAELPQTLRARLEAKAAP from the coding sequence GTGAGCCGCCTGCCCCTCACACTGGTTTTTGGGGCCTTGCTGGTGGCCGGCTGTCGGCAGGACATGGAGGACCAACCGCGCTACGATCCGCTGGAGGCCAGCAACCAGTTCGCCGATGGCATGTCGGCGCGAACGCCCGTGACCGGCACAGTTGCGCGCGACACCGATCTTTCGCCCGCGCCGGACAGGATTCCCGATCCGGTCACGATAGAGCTGCTGCAGCGAGGGCAGCAGCGCTTCGACATCTTCTGCTCGCCCTGCCACGGCCGCACCGGCGATGGCCACGGCATAATCGTCCAGCGCGGTTTTTCGGCGCCGCCGAGCTACCATCAGGACGCGTTGCGCAAGGCCCCCGACCGGCATTTCTATGACGTCATCACCAATGGCTATGGCGCCATGTATTCCTACGCGGCGCGGGTGCCGCCGCAGGACCGCTGGGCGATCGTGGCCTATATCCGCGCGCTGCAATATTCGCGCGATGCGCCGATCGCCGAGCTTCCGCAAACCTTGCGTGCGCGGCTCGAAGCCAAGGCCGCGCCATGA
- a CDS encoding DUF3341 domain-containing protein → MSLYGLLAVFADPEVLVEAARGMRERGYRRMDAFSPFPMKELNEVLAIPKTRLPWAVLAGGIAGAALVYALIWYSVEIDYAINVGGRPLHSWPPFVVIAFEAGILGAAFAGFLGVLAANGLPRYYHPVFNAESFTYAGGGRFYLLIEATDPKYRKGITKGQLTRLGAEIVEEVEA, encoded by the coding sequence ATGAGCCTCTACGGCCTCCTGGCGGTGTTTGCCGATCCCGAAGTGCTTGTCGAAGCGGCGCGCGGCATGCGTGAGCGCGGCTACCGGCGCATGGACGCCTTCTCCCCATTTCCGATGAAGGAGCTGAACGAGGTACTGGCGATCCCGAAGACGCGACTGCCGTGGGCCGTGCTTGCCGGCGGCATCGCCGGCGCCGCACTCGTCTACGCGCTGATCTGGTATTCGGTCGAGATCGACTACGCAATCAATGTCGGCGGCAGGCCATTACATTCCTGGCCGCCTTTTGTCGTCATCGCTTTCGAGGCCGGCATTCTCGGTGCAGCCTTTGCCGGCTTCCTAGGCGTGCTCGCAGCTAACGGGCTGCCCCGCTACTACCATCCGGTCTTCAATGCCGAGAGCTTCACCTATGCGGGCGGCGGCAGGTTCTACCTTCTCATCGAAGCGACCGACCCCAAGTATCGCAAGGGCATCACCAAGGGCCAACTGACGCGGCTTGGCGCCGAGATCGTCGAGGAGGTCGAGGCGTGA